The Magnetospirillum sp. XM-1 genomic interval CGCATCTCCATCGCCTCGCCGGAGCGCATCCGCTCCTGGTCGTACGGTGAGATCAAGAAGCCGGAGACCATCAACTACCGCACCTTCAAGCCGGAGCGCGACGGCCTGTTCTGCGCCCGCATCTTCGGGCCGATCAAGGACTACGAGTGCCTGTGCGGCAAGTACAAGCGCATGAAGTATCGCGGCATCATCTGCGAGAAGTGCGGCGTGGAAGTCACCCTGGCCAAGGTCCGGCGCGAGCGCATGGGCCATATCGAGCTGGCCTCTCCCGTGGCGCACATCTGGTTCCTGAAGTCGCTGCCCAGCCGTATCGGTCTGCTGTGCGACATGACCCTGAAGGACCTGGAGCGCATCCTCTACTTCGAGAACTACGTGGTGGTCGAGCCCGGCCTCACGCCCTTGAAGATCCGCGAGCTGCTGACCGAAGAGCAGTACATGCGCGCCGTTGACGAGTACGGCGAGGACGCCTTCACCGCCAAGATCGGCGCCGAGGCCATCCGCGACATGCTGTCGGTCATCGATCTCGATTCCGAGAAGGCCCAGCTGAAGGTCGACCTCAAGGAGACCACGTCGGAGGCCAAGCGCAAGAAGCTGGTCAAGCGCATGAAGCTGGTCGAGGCCTTCCTCGAATCCGGCTCGCGTCCCGAATGGATGATCCTGGAAGTGATTCCGGTCATTCCGCCGGAGCTGCGTCCGCTGGTTCCCCTGGACGGCGGCCGTTTCGCCACCTCGGACCTGAACGACCTGTATCGTCGCGTCATCAACCGCAACAACCGTCTGAAGCGCCTGATCGAGCTGCGCGCCCCCGAGATCATCGTGCGCAACGAGAAGCGCATGTTGCAGGAGGCGGTGGACGCCCTGTTCGACAACGGCCGTCGCGGCCGCGCCATCACGGGGGCCAACAAGCGTCCGCTGAAGTCGCTGTCCGACATGCTGAAGGGCAAGCAGGGCCGCTTCCGTCAGAACCTGCTGGGTAAGCGCGTCGACTACTCGGGCCGTTCGGTCATCGTGGTGGGTCCTGAGCTCAAGCTGCACCAGTGCGGCCTGCCCAAGAAGATGGCGCTGGAGCTGTTCAAGCCCTTCGTCTACTCGAAGCTCGAACTCTACGGCATGGCCACCACCATCAAGGCCGCCAAGCGCATGGTGGAAAAGGAGCGTCCCGAGGTGTGGGACATCCTGGAAGAGGTCATCCGCGAGCATCCCGTGATGCTGAACCGCGCGCCGACGCTGCACCGCCTGGGCATCCAGGCCTTCGAGCCGGTCCTCATCGAGGGTAAGGCCATCCAGCTGCACCCGCTGGTCTGCACCGCCTTCAACGCCGACTTCGACGGCGACCAGATGGCCGTCCACGTGCCGCTCTCGCTGGAAGCCCAGCTGGAAGCCCGCGTGCTGATGATGTCCACCAACAACATCCTGTCGCCCGCCAACGGCAAGCCGATCATCGTGCCGTCGCAGGATATCGTGCTGGGCATCTATTACATCACCATGGAACGGGACGAGGTTCCCGGCCAGGTGCTGAAGATCCGGTCCATGGACGAGTTGAAGGGCGCCATCGCCAACAATTCCGTCCTGTTCTACTGCCCGACCGATCCCAATTCCAAGATCGACGTCAAGGACCTGGACGGCCTGCTGGACCGTCTGGCGCGCCGTGAGGTCACCGCGCACCGCCGCGTCAACGTGTCGTCCAAGGACGCGCTGGAAGCCGGCCTGAAGGGCGGTCATCTGCGCCTGTTCAACGTCGAGAAGCCCGGCGTGCCGCTGGTCTTCGCCGACGTCAACGACGCCGAGAAGGCCATCAAGGACGGCAAGGCCATCCTGTTCAAGGTGCCGGTCTTCGTGAACATGGCCGAGATCGAGGAAGCGCTGACCGAAAAGACGATCACGCTTCACACCAAGATCCGCGCCCGCTTCGACACCGTGGATTCCGAAGGCACCCCGGTGACCCAGATCGTGGACACCACGCCGGGCCGCATGATGCTGTCGGTGATCCTGCCCAAGAACAAGAACGTGCCGTTCTCCTTGATCAACCGCCTGTTGACCAAGAAGGAAATCCAGAACGTCATCGACGTGGTCTACCGCCATTGCGGTCAGAAAGAGACGGTGATCTTCGCCGACCGCGTCATGGGCCTGGGCTATTCCAACGCCTTCAAGGCGGGCATCTCCTTCGGCAAGGATGACCTGGTCATTCCGCCGGAGAAAGAAACCCTGGTCGGCGAGACCGAGGAAAAGGCCAAGGAATACGAGCAGCAGTACCAGGACGGCCTGATCACCCAGGGCGAGAAGTACAACAAGGTGGTCGACGCCTGGTCCAAGTGCACCGACGACGTCGCCGACGCCATGATGAAGCAGATCTCGTCGCTGAAGCCCGGCAAGCCCATCAACTCCATCTACATGATGGCTCACTCGGGCGCTCGTGGTTCCGCTGCCCAGATGAAGCAGCTGGCCGGCATGCGCGGCCTGATGGCCAAGCCCTCGGGCGAAATCATCGAGACGCCGATCATCTCGAACTTCAAGGAAGGCCTCACCGTGCTGGAGTACTTCAACTCCACCCACGGCGCCCGTAAGGGTCTGGCCGACACCGCGCTGAAGACCGCCAACTCGGGTTACCTGACCCGTCGTCTGGTGGACGTGGCCCAGGACGCGATCATCTGCGAAGAGGATTGCGGCACCACCAACGGTCTGACCGTGTCGCCGGTGATCGAGGGCGGCGAGGTCATCGCCTCGCTGGCCGAGCGCATCCTCGGCCGCTCGGCGGCGCGCGACATCGTCAACCCGCTGAACGGCGAGGTCATCGTGCCGGCCGGCGCCATGATCCAGGAGACCGAGGTCGAGCTGATCGACGCCGCCGGGATCGAGACCGTGGTGATCCGTTCGGTGCTGACCTGCGACTCGGAAGAGGGCGTGTGCGGCACCTGCTACGGCCGCGATCTGGCGCGGGGCACCCGCGTCAACGTCGGCGAGGCCGTGGGCGTCATCGCCGCCCAGTCCATCGGCGAGCCCGGCACCCAGCTGACCATGCGTACCTTCCATATCGGCGGCGCGGCCCAGCGCGGTGCGGAGCAGTCGTCCATCGAGGCGACCTTCGACGGCACCGTCCAGGTCATCAACCGCAACGTGGTGGTCAACTCGTCGGGCGCTCATATCGTCATGAGCCGCAATTGCGAAGTGGCCCTGCTCGACATCAACAACCGCGAGCGTGCCCGTCACCGCGTCCCCTACGGCGCCAAGCTGCTGGTGGACGAGGCCCAGAAGGTCACCAAGGGTACCAAGCTGGCCGAGTGGGACCCCTACACCCTGCCGATCATCACCGAGCGTGCGGGTGTGGCCCACTACGTCGACCTGACCGAAGGCCTGTCCATGCGCGAGGTGGTCGACGAGGCCACCGGCATCGCCAGCAAGGTGGTGGTCGACTGGAAGCAGCAGCCCAGGGGCGCCGAGCTCCGCCCGCGCGTCACGCTGCGTGACGAGAAGGGCGAGGAGCTGCTGCTGGCCAACGGCCTGGAAGCCCGCTACTTCATGAGCGTGGACGCCATCCTGTCGGTGGAGAACGGCACCAAGGTCAACGCCGGCGACGTGCTGGCGCGCATTCCGCGTGAATCGTCCAAGACCCGCGACATCACCGGCGGTCTGCCGCGTGTGGCGGAGCTGTTCGAAGCGCGTAAGCCCAAGGACCACGCCATCATCTCCGATTGCGACGGCCGCGTGGAATTCGGCAAGGACTACAAGTCCAAGCGCCGCATCCTGGTGGTCCCGGAAGACGGCGACGCCATCGAGTACCTGATCCCCAAGGGCAAGCACATCTCGGTGCAGGAAGGCGACTACGTCCGCCGCGGCGACCCGCTGATGGACGGCAATCCCGTGCCGCACGACATCCTGAAGGTCCTGGGCGTGGAAGCCCTGGCCCAGTATCTCATCAACGAGATTCAGGAGGTCTACCGGCTGCAGGGCGTGAAGATCAACGACAAGCACATCGAGGTGATCGTTCGCCAGATGCTGCAGAAGGTCGAGATCACCGATCCCGGCGACACCACCCTTCTGGTGGGCGAGCAGGTCGACCGCGTCGAGTTCGACATCGAGAACGCCAAGGCGATCAAGGAAGCCGGCCGTCCCGCTTCGGGCACCCCGGTTCTCCAGGGCATCACCAAGGCCTCGTTGCAGACCCACTCCTTCATCTCGGCGGCCTCCTTCCAGGAGACCACCCGCGTGCTCACCGAAGCGGCCGTGTCCGGCAAGGTGGACTCGCTCCAGGGCCTGAAGGAGAACGTCATCGTCGGCCGTCTGATCCCCGCCGGTACCGGCGCGGTGATGAACCGCCTGCGCGCCATTGCCGCCAAGCGCGACAAGGACATGCAGGTGGAAGGCGAGGGCGAGGTTCCGGCCATTCCGCCGGCGGCCGAAGGTTCCGCTCCCGAGGCCCCGCCCGCCGAGTAGCCTTCTCGTCGGTTGCTGAAAAGACCCATCCCCGCTTCCCGCAAGGAGGCGGGGATGACTTTTTTTAACGAATCGAAATAGGGTGAAGACCTTAAGCCGTCGAGGCGCTATCATTTTCCCTTAAATCCCGGGGCGCCAATCCCGGGTGGAGCATCAAGGGAGAAGCCATGAGCTCGCGGTGGGTCTGGACGCTGGCGATTCTGGTCGCCATGGGCGGCGTGTCGCCGGCCCGTGCCGCCTGCGTGGCGCGCCCTTCCTCGACTACCGAACTGGCTCAATGCTCCACCGCCGCCACCGCGGGCGACATCGTCGCCGCCCGGCTGCTCGGCGACGTGATGGGCGACCCGACCCAGCGCCATTATGACCCGGCCGCCGCCCTGTCGTGGTGGGAGCAGGCCGCCGCCGGCGGCGACGGACAGGCCCTGCGGCGGCTGTTCGACGCCCATTGGTACGGGCGCGGCACGCCCAAGGATCCGGCCAAGGCCCGGACCTATCTGGCCAAGGCGGTGGCGGGTGGGGCTGCCTGGGCCCGCCTGGTCCGCGCCGTGCTGGCTGAGACGGAGGAGCCGGCCCTGGCGGCCGACCTCTATAACGGTCTGGCGGCGGAGGGCAATTGCCTGGCCCAGTTGCGTCTGGCCCACGGCCACGATCGCGGCGGCTGGGTGGAGAAGAATCGCTCCCAGGCCCTCTATTGGGCCACCGTCGCCGGTCTGGCCGGCCGTTCCGAGCAGTCGCCCGACGACCATCCGCTGTTCGACGCACGCTTCCATTACCGCGACTGCACCTCCGAGGCCTATTTCCTGCGCGGAGACCTGGCCCGCAATCTGGCCGCCGACCTGCGCGCCCAGGTGGAGGAGGCCGCCGCCGCCTGGCGGCCGGGACGGATTCCGGACCGCCAGGGACCCGTGGACGCGCCGGCCGCCGTCGGCGTCAGCCCGGCCGGTTTCGGCTCGGCGGCGGCGTCGCGCATTCCCGAGTGGCGGCCGCTGCCCGGTACCCTGCAGCGGCCGGCGGGCCGCTCGCGCCTGGGGGCCGAGGAGGTCTTCGCCACCGTCGGCCGCTCGGTCTACGTGGTGGTGGCCGCCCGCACCGAGGAGGAGTTGAAGGCGCGCAAGGGCCGCTTCGGTTCGGCGGTGGCCATGGACGAACGCACCGTGGTGACCAATTGCCATGTCATCGATGAAATGTCCGTGATCCTGCTGCGCCAGGGAAATCAGACCCTGCGGGCCACGCCGTCGGGGGGCGACCCGGCCTCCGACCGCTGCCAGATGACCGTGTCGCCGGGACGGCTTTCCGCCGCGCCGGGCATCCGGGCCTGGGACGATCTGCGGGTGGGCGAGACCGTCTATTCCATCGGCTCGCCCAAGGGCCTGGAGGCGACCCTGGGGCAGGGGTTGATCTCCGGATTGCGGCAGGTCAAGGCGACCCGCTACGTCCAGACCTCGGCGCCCATCTCGCAGGGCTCGTCAGGGGGCGGCCTGTTCGACTCGTCGGGCAATCTGGTGGGCATCACCACCTTCCACATCCGCGACGCCGACGGCCTGAACTTCGCCATCGCGGCCGAGGATTTCTTCCGGTGAAGACGCGGCGCGTCGGGCGGGACGGCTCGTTCATCCCCCTGGGCCTGGGGCCGGTGGGCATCGGCATTCCCCGATGGCTGCCGCTGGTGTTGCTTTATTTCGCCGTCGTCTTCGGGCTGGCCTGGGCGTCGAGCCCGCCCTGGCCCATGGCCGCCACGATGGCCGCCGCCCTCGGTCCCGGCGTGATCGGACTGGTGGATTTGGGCCTGCGGCTGCGCACCACCCATTACCAATGGGTCAATTCCGCCGGAGTCCAACTGGTGGGGGAAGCCTCGATCCTCGACCGGCTGACCTTCCGGGAATGCGGCTGGTATTTGCCCATCGTCAACCTGCCGCTTCCGCTTTGGCTGATCGGAATGGGATTGTCGGCCGCCTTCAGTCATTCCTGGCGGGTGTTTTAGCCGCCTGCCTAAACGTCTCCGCCCGCCTTGATGGATTCGACGATGTCGCGCAGCGATACCGTCTGCGGCCGGCTGGCGCCGGTGGGGGCGGGGGGGATGGCGGTGGGGAAGAAGGGGCTGTCGGGCTGCAGCGCGCTGGCGAAATCCGAAGGCGACACGGTCCGCACCGCCGCCTGGGTGACCGGCGCCACCGCCTGCACCACCTGGGTGAGAGCGGTCTCGGTGGGAGTGGAGGCGGGCGGGGATTCGGGCCGCGCCACGGGACGCAGCGCCGCCAGCTGCGGATTGCCGGATTCGATGGCCGGTTCGTGGGCGGCATCGGCGTCGTCGCCCAGCGCGGTCTTGAAGCGGGCCTGCACACTCTTATAAAGGCCAGCCACGGTGCGCGCCTTGTTGAACACCTCGGGGTTGGCGCGGGCGGCGTCGGGCAGCAGGTGGCGGGCCGAGTGCCTGGGATTGTCCTCCATGCCCTCGATCACCCGGGCTGCTCCGGACGCCCCCAGGAAATGGGCGAGGTAGAGGTCCGACGCTGTGGCCTCGCGCCCCAGGCGCTTCTCCAGCGTCTTGGCGTTGTCCTTGGCGAACTCGGCGGCCATCAGCGACGACAACTTGGGATCCTTGCGCAAATCCAGGATGGCCTTCTTCATGGCCTTGTCGGGCACGTCCAGACGCCCGTCGGCGCCCTTGACGATGGACTCGGCGGCGTCTTCCAGCCCGTGCTTGGCGCCGTGGCGCTTGACCATGTCCAGCCAGGTGCCGGCGGTGAACTGGAACAGCCCCGACGCCGAGGACTTGGTGTTGCGGGCATGGGGGTCGAGGCCGCTTTCCTGGGTGGCCTGGGCGAGGAGATAGCCGAACGACACGCCGGTGCTGTCGGCGGCCTCCTTGATGCCCGACATCACGCGCCCCGACCGGCTGGGCGTCTCGATGGATATGGAGCCGGTGATGTCGGAGTTCGGGGTTTGCATGGCGAACCTCGGAAGACGGAACCATCCTCACCATAGCATGGAAAGGTTACCAAGATTCGACTCGCCGCGATTGAATCTCATTAGCCTCTCGGGCGCCGGGCGCGTGCCGTAAAGCACGCTCGGCTTTAGCCGCATAAGCGGCGCGGCGCCTTGCGCCTGGCCCGGCCCCGATGCGTCGGGACCGGGCGGAGATCTTCCCGACTCTTTCGCTTGACGGGGGGCAGGCGGATAAATAGGATGCGCGCTTCTCGGGGGACCGGCATCCGTCCGCCTGGACGGTTTTCGTTGTCCCGAGGCTTGCGAAACACTGATGACAACGCCGAACAGGTCGGCGACCGAACCGCAAGAAAACCCCGGCGGGGAACTGCCGGCGGGTTTTCTTCTGGTTTTCGTCAAGGGACCTGTGTGAAGGGAAAGTGACTGAATGCCCACGATCAATCAATTGATCCGTAAGCCGCGCCAGCCCGTGGCGGCGCGCAACAAGGTCCCCGCCATGGAGGCCTGCCCGCAGAAGCGCGGCGTTTGCACTCGCGTGTACACGACCACTCCGAAGAAGCCGAACTCGGCGCTTCGTAAGGTCGCCCGCGTGCGCCTGACCAACGGTTTCGAGGTTACCTCGTACATTCCGGGCGAAGGTCACAACCTTCAGGAACACTCGGTGGTGATGATCCGCGGCGGTCGTGTGAAGGACTTGCCGGGTGTCCGCTACCACATCATCCGCGGCACGCTCGATACCCAGGGCGTCAAGGATCGCCGTCAGCGTCGTTCGAAGTACGGCGCGAAGCGTCCGAAGTAAGGAGTTCATCAGATGTCTCGTCGTCACGCCGCTGAAAAGCGCGAAATCACCCCCGACGCCAAGTTTCACGACTATGTCGTCGCCAAGTTCATGAACTGCCTGATGCTCGACGGCAAGAAGTCCGCCGCCGAAGCCATCGTCTATGGCGCCCTCGACAAGATCCAGGCCAAGACCGGCCAGGACCCGCTGAAGGTGTTCCACGAGGCTCTCGACAACGTCAAGCCCGCCCTGGAAGTGCGTTCCCGCCGCGTCGGCGGCGCCACCTACCAGGTGCCCGTCGAAGTGCGTTCCGATCGCCGTCAGGCCCTGGCCATCCGCTGGCTGATCGATTACTCGCGCAAGCGTTCCGAGACCACCATGATCGACCGCCTGTCCGGTGAGCTCCTGGACGCCGCCAACAACCGTGGCGCCGCCGTCAAGAAGCGCGAAGACACCCACCGTATGGCGGAGGCCAACAAGGCCTTCTCGCATTACCGCTGGTAGGAGACCGGATCCATCATGGCTCGTACCACGCCTCTCGATAAGTATCGCAACATCGGCATCATGGCCCACATCGATGCCGGTAAGACGACCACCACCGAACGCATCCTCTACTACACCGGCAAGTCCTATAAGATTGGCGAAGTGCACGAAGGCACCGCCACCATGGACTGGATGGAGCAGGAGCAGGAGCGCGGCATCACCATCACCTCGGCCGCGACCACCGCGTTCTGGCGTGATCACCGCGTCAACATCATCGACACCCCCGGCCACGTGGACTTCACCATCGAGGTGGAGCGTTCGCTCCGCGTGCTCGA includes:
- a CDS encoding DNA-directed RNA polymerase subunit beta' produces the protein MNELMKIFGQVSGTQSFDQIRISIASPERIRSWSYGEIKKPETINYRTFKPERDGLFCARIFGPIKDYECLCGKYKRMKYRGIICEKCGVEVTLAKVRRERMGHIELASPVAHIWFLKSLPSRIGLLCDMTLKDLERILYFENYVVVEPGLTPLKIRELLTEEQYMRAVDEYGEDAFTAKIGAEAIRDMLSVIDLDSEKAQLKVDLKETTSEAKRKKLVKRMKLVEAFLESGSRPEWMILEVIPVIPPELRPLVPLDGGRFATSDLNDLYRRVINRNNRLKRLIELRAPEIIVRNEKRMLQEAVDALFDNGRRGRAITGANKRPLKSLSDMLKGKQGRFRQNLLGKRVDYSGRSVIVVGPELKLHQCGLPKKMALELFKPFVYSKLELYGMATTIKAAKRMVEKERPEVWDILEEVIREHPVMLNRAPTLHRLGIQAFEPVLIEGKAIQLHPLVCTAFNADFDGDQMAVHVPLSLEAQLEARVLMMSTNNILSPANGKPIIVPSQDIVLGIYYITMERDEVPGQVLKIRSMDELKGAIANNSVLFYCPTDPNSKIDVKDLDGLLDRLARREVTAHRRVNVSSKDALEAGLKGGHLRLFNVEKPGVPLVFADVNDAEKAIKDGKAILFKVPVFVNMAEIEEALTEKTITLHTKIRARFDTVDSEGTPVTQIVDTTPGRMMLSVILPKNKNVPFSLINRLLTKKEIQNVIDVVYRHCGQKETVIFADRVMGLGYSNAFKAGISFGKDDLVIPPEKETLVGETEEKAKEYEQQYQDGLITQGEKYNKVVDAWSKCTDDVADAMMKQISSLKPGKPINSIYMMAHSGARGSAAQMKQLAGMRGLMAKPSGEIIETPIISNFKEGLTVLEYFNSTHGARKGLADTALKTANSGYLTRRLVDVAQDAIICEEDCGTTNGLTVSPVIEGGEVIASLAERILGRSAARDIVNPLNGEVIVPAGAMIQETEVELIDAAGIETVVIRSVLTCDSEEGVCGTCYGRDLARGTRVNVGEAVGVIAAQSIGEPGTQLTMRTFHIGGAAQRGAEQSSIEATFDGTVQVINRNVVVNSSGAHIVMSRNCEVALLDINNRERARHRVPYGAKLLVDEAQKVTKGTKLAEWDPYTLPIITERAGVAHYVDLTEGLSMREVVDEATGIASKVVVDWKQQPRGAELRPRVTLRDEKGEELLLANGLEARYFMSVDAILSVENGTKVNAGDVLARIPRESSKTRDITGGLPRVAELFEARKPKDHAIISDCDGRVEFGKDYKSKRRILVVPEDGDAIEYLIPKGKHISVQEGDYVRRGDPLMDGNPVPHDILKVLGVEALAQYLINEIQEVYRLQGVKINDKHIEVIVRQMLQKVEITDPGDTTLLVGEQVDRVEFDIENAKAIKEAGRPASGTPVLQGITKASLQTHSFISAASFQETTRVLTEAAVSGKVDSLQGLKENVIVGRLIPAGTGAVMNRLRAIAAKRDKDMQVEGEGEVPAIPPAAEGSAPEAPPAE
- a CDS encoding trypsin-like peptidase domain-containing protein; this encodes MSSRWVWTLAILVAMGGVSPARAACVARPSSTTELAQCSTAATAGDIVAARLLGDVMGDPTQRHYDPAAALSWWEQAAAGGDGQALRRLFDAHWYGRGTPKDPAKARTYLAKAVAGGAAWARLVRAVLAETEEPALAADLYNGLAAEGNCLAQLRLAHGHDRGGWVEKNRSQALYWATVAGLAGRSEQSPDDHPLFDARFHYRDCTSEAYFLRGDLARNLAADLRAQVEEAAAAWRPGRIPDRQGPVDAPAAVGVSPAGFGSAAASRIPEWRPLPGTLQRPAGRSRLGAEEVFATVGRSVYVVVAARTEEELKARKGRFGSAVAMDERTVVTNCHVIDEMSVILLRQGNQTLRATPSGGDPASDRCQMTVSPGRLSAAPGIRAWDDLRVGETVYSIGSPKGLEATLGQGLISGLRQVKATRYVQTSAPISQGSSGGGLFDSSGNLVGITTFHIRDADGLNFAIAAEDFFR
- a CDS encoding transglycosylase SLT domain-containing protein, with product MQTPNSDITGSISIETPSRSGRVMSGIKEAADSTGVSFGYLLAQATQESGLDPHARNTKSSASGLFQFTAGTWLDMVKRHGAKHGLEDAAESIVKGADGRLDVPDKAMKKAILDLRKDPKLSSLMAAEFAKDNAKTLEKRLGREATASDLYLAHFLGASGAARVIEGMEDNPRHSARHLLPDAARANPEVFNKARTVAGLYKSVQARFKTALGDDADAAHEPAIESGNPQLAALRPVARPESPPASTPTETALTQVVQAVAPVTQAAVRTVSPSDFASALQPDSPFFPTAIPPAPTGASRPQTVSLRDIVESIKAGGDV
- the rpsL gene encoding 30S ribosomal protein S12; translated protein: MPTINQLIRKPRQPVAARNKVPAMEACPQKRGVCTRVYTTTPKKPNSALRKVARVRLTNGFEVTSYIPGEGHNLQEHSVVMIRGGRVKDLPGVRYHIIRGTLDTQGVKDRRQRRSKYGAKRPK
- the rpsG gene encoding 30S ribosomal protein S7, with translation MSRRHAAEKREITPDAKFHDYVVAKFMNCLMLDGKKSAAEAIVYGALDKIQAKTGQDPLKVFHEALDNVKPALEVRSRRVGGATYQVPVEVRSDRRQALAIRWLIDYSRKRSETTMIDRLSGELLDAANNRGAAVKKREDTHRMAEANKAFSHYRW